TCGGCAGAGACTTCGATGCGTTCGGCGTCGATCTCGGCGTCACGCTTGAGCGCCTTCTCGATTGCATCCTTGACCGCAGCTGGTTGGACGCTCGGCTTGAGGGTGATGTTGTTCGAAACGCCCTTGACCCCAGACTGGTACCGTACGGAATCCTCAGCAGCGGTGCGTTGGAATCCCCAGGTGACCGTACCGGTTAACGTCACCCAGCCGTTCTCAACAGTTGCCTGGACGTGGCTCGGCACCCAAACGTGCCACCCGAGAGCCTCCACGACAGATTGGGCAATCTCTGAATCCTTACGCTTATGGATTCCGCTGAGATTTACTTCCATTTCTTCTACGATTGCCTTGACGCCTTCCACGCGTTGCGTCGCGCGTTCAGCAGCGCGCTTTTCGGCAAAATGCGGCACGCTGCCGCTGAGCGTCACGACCCCATCCTTGACAGAAAC
This sequence is a window from Lacipirellula parvula. Protein-coding genes within it:
- a CDS encoding BON domain-containing protein, with amino-acid sequence MIARHFGVQSRRLFLSPLAKNGVEMAKDEKLKYDVIEELRWEPTVTATDISVSVKDGVVTLSGSVPHFAEKRAAERATQRVEGVKAIVEEMEVNLSGIHKRKDSEIAQSVVEALGWHVWVPSHVQATVENGWVTLTGTVTWGFQRTAAEDSVRYQSGVKGVSNNITLKPSVQPAAVKDAIEKALKRDAEIDAERIEVSADGGKVTLAGTVNSWDERGEASSAAWGTPGVTEVQNNLAVSY